One segment of Peromyscus leucopus breed LL Stock chromosome 5, UCI_PerLeu_2.1, whole genome shotgun sequence DNA contains the following:
- the Znf169 gene encoding zinc finger protein 169 isoform X1 — protein sequence MAPGLLTTRDKALMAFHDVAVAFNQVEWELLSPAQRILYREVMLENYSHLVSLGIAFSKPKLITQLEQGAEPWRDGSECLLDLCLAEPRTELESCLSCPISFASPEVLRVCVLSGHSPQTFPSPRAGSNLQPEAPDCSSGKDQEGDSSDALLQRASPSRILTTLFSPCQGQAVYWVEDNRKQTDLDLAPGGTPEKAGTMSMGSNESESGAVIDGAFPLELNAAAAASLFSSEKHHGYPDCGRGFCQRSDLVKLQRMHGGEKPYSCSECGHQFTQKASLTVHQRKHSGEKPYVCGECGRGFMYVSSLNNHKKIIHSGERPLVCPECGRCFRQKVDLLLHQRTHLDKKPFVCPECGRGFCRKASLLQHRWSSHSGDNPFLCSVCGRGFRLLSRLLTHQVTHSGEKPYVCADCGQRFGQKGTLIRHQKTHTGEKPHVCRQCGWSFTQKVNLIRHQRIHTEEKPYLCPECGRAFEFKSLLTRHQKTHMGEKPYVCPQCGKGFSQKFNLIGHQRIHTGELPFLCPECGRGFVKQATLIRHQRTHARWEKPYQCPECGRAFEFRSLLTRHQKIHTGEKPYVCPQCGRGFSQKFNLIGHQKTHTGEKPYVCSQCGQSFRQKFNLIRHQRIHTGEKPFLCAECGHAFGKKVSLIRHQRTHGERKPYQCPECGRAFEFRSLLARHQKTHTGEKPYVCPQCGKAFSQKFNLIGHQRSHTGEKPYPCPQCGRAFGFKSLLTRHQRTHSK from the exons GCATTAATGGCTTTCCATGACGTGGCTGTGGCCTTCAACCAGGTGGAATGGGAACTGTTGAGTCCTGCTCAGAGGATCCTGTACAGGGAAGTGATGCTGGAGAACTACAGCCACCTGGTCTCTCTGG GAATTGCATTTTCCAAACCCAAACTCATCACACAGCTGGAACAAGGGGCAGagccctggagagatggcagtgAATGCCTTCTGGACCTTTGTCTAG CAGAACCCAGGACAGAATTAGAGTCCTGTCTCTCCTGCCCGATATCCTTTGCTAGTCCAGAAGTCCTCagagtgtgtgtgctgagtggaCACTCCCCTCAGACTTTCCCAAGCCCACGAGCAGGCAGCAACCTCCAGCCAGAAGCTCCAGACTGTTCTAGCGGTAAAGACCAAGAGGGAGACAGCAGTGATGCTCTGTTGCAGAGAGCAAGTCCGTCGAGGATCCTGACGACGCTCTTTAGCCCGTGTCAAGGTCAGGCAGTGTACTGGGtagaagacaacaggaaacaaacaGACCTTGACCTGGCCCCAGGAGGGACCCCTGAGAAGGCAGGCACAATGTCGATGGGGTCCAACGAGTCAGAATCTGGAGCAGTCATAGATGGAGCATTTCCATTAGAGCTGAACGCTGCCGCTGCCGCAAGCCTGTTCAGCTCTGAAAAGCATCATGGATATCCCGATTGCGGAAGAGGCTTTTGCCAGAGGTCAGACCTCGTGAAGCTCCAGAGGATGCACGGAGGGGAGAAGCCTTACTCATGTTCCGAGTGTGGGCACCAGTTCACTCAGAAGGCTTCTCTCACTGTCCACCAGAGGAAGCACTCGGGAGAGAAGCCgtatgtgtgtggggagtgtGGGCGAGGCTTCATGTATGTATCCTCTCTCAACAACCACAAGAAGATTATCCACTCGGGAGAGAGACCCCTGGTGTGTCCGGAGTGTGGGCGATGCTTCCGCCAGAAGGTAGACCTCCTCCTTCACCAGAGGACTCACCTGGACAAGAAGCCCTTTGTGTGTCCCGAGTGCGGCCGGGGCTTCTGCCGGAAGGCCTCGCTGCTGCAGCACCGGTGGAGCTCCCACTCGGGCGACAACCCCTTCCTGTGCTCGGTGTGTGGGCGAGGCTTCAGGCTGCTCTCCAGGCTCCTCACTCATCAGGTCACACACTCCGGGGAGAAGCCCTATGTCTGTGCGGACTGCGGGCAACGCTTCGGCCAGAAGGGCACGCTCATCCGACACCAGAAGACGCACACCGGGGAGAAACCCCACGTGTGTCGCCAGTGTGGCTGGAGTTTCACCCAGAAGGTCAACCTCATTAGGCACCAGAGGATCCACACAGAGGAAAAACCTTACCTGTGCCCCGAGTGTGGACGAGCCTTTGAGTTCAAGTCACTCCTCACCAGGCACCAGAAGACGCACATGGGGGAGAAGCCTTACGTGTGCCCCCAGTGCGGCAAGGGTTTTAGCCAGAAGTTCAACCTCATCGGGCACCAGAGGATTCACACGGGGGAGCTGCCTTTTCTGTGCCCGGAGTGTGGCCGTGGATTTGTAAAGCAGGCCACGCTGATCAGACACCAGAGGACCCACGCACGGTGGGAGAAGCCTTACCAGTGTCCCGAGTGTGGACGAGCCTTTGAGTTCAGGTCACTCCTCACCAGGCACCAGAAGATACACACAGGGGAGAAGCCTTATGTGTGTCCTCAGTGCGGCAGGGGTTTCAGCCAGAAGTTCAACCTCATCGGGCACCAGAAGACACACACAGGGGAGAAGCCCTAtgtgtgttcccagtgtggccagagTTTTAGGCAGAAGTTCAACCTCATTAGGCACCAGAGGATTCACACAGGGGAGAAGCCTTTCTTGTGTGCCGAGTGTGGGCATGCGTTTGGAAAGAAGGTCTCTCTCATCAGACATCAGAGGACCCATGGGGAGCGGAAGCCTTACCAGTGCCCGGAGTGTGGACGAGCCTTTGAGTTCAGGTCACTCCTCGCCAGGCACCAGAAGACACACACGGGAGAGAAGCCTTACGTGTGCCCCCAGTGCGGCAAGGCTTTTAGCCAGAAGTTCAACCTCATCGGGCACCAGAGGAGCCACACGGGGGAGAAGCCTTACCCGTGCCCCCAGTGCGGGCGCGCCTTTGGCTTCAAGTCTCTTCTCACGCGACACCAGAGGACACACTCTAAGTAG
- the Znf169 gene encoding zinc finger protein 169 isoform X2, protein MAPGLLTTRDKALMAFHDVAVAFNQVEWELLSPAQRILYREVMLENYSHLVSLGIAFSKPKLITQLEQGAEPWRDGSECLLDLCLEPRTELESCLSCPISFASPEVLRVCVLSGHSPQTFPSPRAGSNLQPEAPDCSSGKDQEGDSSDALLQRASPSRILTTLFSPCQGQAVYWVEDNRKQTDLDLAPGGTPEKAGTMSMGSNESESGAVIDGAFPLELNAAAAASLFSSEKHHGYPDCGRGFCQRSDLVKLQRMHGGEKPYSCSECGHQFTQKASLTVHQRKHSGEKPYVCGECGRGFMYVSSLNNHKKIIHSGERPLVCPECGRCFRQKVDLLLHQRTHLDKKPFVCPECGRGFCRKASLLQHRWSSHSGDNPFLCSVCGRGFRLLSRLLTHQVTHSGEKPYVCADCGQRFGQKGTLIRHQKTHTGEKPHVCRQCGWSFTQKVNLIRHQRIHTEEKPYLCPECGRAFEFKSLLTRHQKTHMGEKPYVCPQCGKGFSQKFNLIGHQRIHTGELPFLCPECGRGFVKQATLIRHQRTHARWEKPYQCPECGRAFEFRSLLTRHQKIHTGEKPYVCPQCGRGFSQKFNLIGHQKTHTGEKPYVCSQCGQSFRQKFNLIRHQRIHTGEKPFLCAECGHAFGKKVSLIRHQRTHGERKPYQCPECGRAFEFRSLLARHQKTHTGEKPYVCPQCGKAFSQKFNLIGHQRSHTGEKPYPCPQCGRAFGFKSLLTRHQRTHSK, encoded by the exons GCATTAATGGCTTTCCATGACGTGGCTGTGGCCTTCAACCAGGTGGAATGGGAACTGTTGAGTCCTGCTCAGAGGATCCTGTACAGGGAAGTGATGCTGGAGAACTACAGCCACCTGGTCTCTCTGG GAATTGCATTTTCCAAACCCAAACTCATCACACAGCTGGAACAAGGGGCAGagccctggagagatggcagtgAATGCCTTCTGGACCTTTGTCTAG AACCCAGGACAGAATTAGAGTCCTGTCTCTCCTGCCCGATATCCTTTGCTAGTCCAGAAGTCCTCagagtgtgtgtgctgagtggaCACTCCCCTCAGACTTTCCCAAGCCCACGAGCAGGCAGCAACCTCCAGCCAGAAGCTCCAGACTGTTCTAGCGGTAAAGACCAAGAGGGAGACAGCAGTGATGCTCTGTTGCAGAGAGCAAGTCCGTCGAGGATCCTGACGACGCTCTTTAGCCCGTGTCAAGGTCAGGCAGTGTACTGGGtagaagacaacaggaaacaaacaGACCTTGACCTGGCCCCAGGAGGGACCCCTGAGAAGGCAGGCACAATGTCGATGGGGTCCAACGAGTCAGAATCTGGAGCAGTCATAGATGGAGCATTTCCATTAGAGCTGAACGCTGCCGCTGCCGCAAGCCTGTTCAGCTCTGAAAAGCATCATGGATATCCCGATTGCGGAAGAGGCTTTTGCCAGAGGTCAGACCTCGTGAAGCTCCAGAGGATGCACGGAGGGGAGAAGCCTTACTCATGTTCCGAGTGTGGGCACCAGTTCACTCAGAAGGCTTCTCTCACTGTCCACCAGAGGAAGCACTCGGGAGAGAAGCCgtatgtgtgtggggagtgtGGGCGAGGCTTCATGTATGTATCCTCTCTCAACAACCACAAGAAGATTATCCACTCGGGAGAGAGACCCCTGGTGTGTCCGGAGTGTGGGCGATGCTTCCGCCAGAAGGTAGACCTCCTCCTTCACCAGAGGACTCACCTGGACAAGAAGCCCTTTGTGTGTCCCGAGTGCGGCCGGGGCTTCTGCCGGAAGGCCTCGCTGCTGCAGCACCGGTGGAGCTCCCACTCGGGCGACAACCCCTTCCTGTGCTCGGTGTGTGGGCGAGGCTTCAGGCTGCTCTCCAGGCTCCTCACTCATCAGGTCACACACTCCGGGGAGAAGCCCTATGTCTGTGCGGACTGCGGGCAACGCTTCGGCCAGAAGGGCACGCTCATCCGACACCAGAAGACGCACACCGGGGAGAAACCCCACGTGTGTCGCCAGTGTGGCTGGAGTTTCACCCAGAAGGTCAACCTCATTAGGCACCAGAGGATCCACACAGAGGAAAAACCTTACCTGTGCCCCGAGTGTGGACGAGCCTTTGAGTTCAAGTCACTCCTCACCAGGCACCAGAAGACGCACATGGGGGAGAAGCCTTACGTGTGCCCCCAGTGCGGCAAGGGTTTTAGCCAGAAGTTCAACCTCATCGGGCACCAGAGGATTCACACGGGGGAGCTGCCTTTTCTGTGCCCGGAGTGTGGCCGTGGATTTGTAAAGCAGGCCACGCTGATCAGACACCAGAGGACCCACGCACGGTGGGAGAAGCCTTACCAGTGTCCCGAGTGTGGACGAGCCTTTGAGTTCAGGTCACTCCTCACCAGGCACCAGAAGATACACACAGGGGAGAAGCCTTATGTGTGTCCTCAGTGCGGCAGGGGTTTCAGCCAGAAGTTCAACCTCATCGGGCACCAGAAGACACACACAGGGGAGAAGCCCTAtgtgtgttcccagtgtggccagagTTTTAGGCAGAAGTTCAACCTCATTAGGCACCAGAGGATTCACACAGGGGAGAAGCCTTTCTTGTGTGCCGAGTGTGGGCATGCGTTTGGAAAGAAGGTCTCTCTCATCAGACATCAGAGGACCCATGGGGAGCGGAAGCCTTACCAGTGCCCGGAGTGTGGACGAGCCTTTGAGTTCAGGTCACTCCTCGCCAGGCACCAGAAGACACACACGGGAGAGAAGCCTTACGTGTGCCCCCAGTGCGGCAAGGCTTTTAGCCAGAAGTTCAACCTCATCGGGCACCAGAGGAGCCACACGGGGGAGAAGCCTTACCCGTGCCCCCAGTGCGGGCGCGCCTTTGGCTTCAAGTCTCTTCTCACGCGACACCAGAGGACACACTCTAAGTAG